A stretch of the Natribaculum luteum genome encodes the following:
- a CDS encoding sulfite exporter TauE/SafE family protein, whose translation MELGALAFAGVEVTAVGVLIAIAVLLLGGFVKGTVGFAVGLITIAGIVQVFPPQLALVALSIPFLVSNVVVLVNDGLPIEFLRTQIGFLITLTVGLFVGVWLLEALSAQLLYLFIAAYVGLFLVFQHVEEKIYEYAERPSVSVFAGTLSGLLGGAVGAPGPPLVIHSYLNTIDENRTVFVTGTSALFLVAHVVRVVFLANANLLQTTEFVLGALFTVPVFVGVYLGTVFRPYLDERLFALFIKLLLVLIGIRLFLNGIGW comes from the coding sequence ATGGAGTTGGGTGCACTCGCCTTCGCTGGCGTCGAAGTCACCGCAGTCGGTGTACTAATTGCGATCGCTGTCCTGTTACTTGGCGGGTTCGTCAAAGGAACGGTCGGGTTCGCAGTCGGCCTCATCACTATCGCCGGAATCGTGCAGGTGTTTCCGCCGCAACTCGCTCTCGTAGCGCTCTCGATTCCGTTTCTCGTGTCCAACGTAGTTGTCTTAGTTAATGACGGTCTCCCCATCGAGTTTCTCCGGACGCAGATCGGGTTTTTGATCACGCTCACGGTTGGATTGTTCGTCGGCGTGTGGCTCCTCGAGGCCCTCTCAGCGCAGTTACTCTATCTCTTCATTGCCGCCTACGTGGGCCTGTTTCTCGTGTTTCAGCACGTCGAAGAGAAAATATACGAGTACGCTGAGCGTCCCAGTGTGAGCGTCTTCGCCGGCACACTAAGCGGATTACTCGGTGGTGCGGTGGGCGCTCCGGGACCGCCGCTCGTCATTCACTCGTATCTCAATACGATCGACGAAAATCGAACTGTGTTCGTCACGGGGACGTCTGCTCTATTTCTGGTCGCACACGTCGTCCGGGTGGTCTTTCTCGCGAACGCTAATCTACTGCAAACGACAGAGTTCGTCCTGGGTGCCCTCTTTACGGTGCCCGTCTTCGTCGGCGTGTATCTCGGGACGGTATTCCGCCCGTATCTCGACGAACGCTTATTTGCGCTGTTCATCAAACTGCTACTCGTACTGATCGGGATTCGACTCTTTCTGAACGGCATCGGTTGGTGA
- the rdfA gene encoding rod-determining factor RdfA, which translates to MDDSNTGNSPGRRSKVVRLIDEYELEGIGAEMERLWTTSGDDRMSLRSLADYFNQQLLAEAMAAAGMQPLTGEVENVYELLTSEDTNSADRTRAQRRLEREGVDVEKLTSDFVTYQAIRTYLKEYRDAEYATDNRDRTVIEAENVRRFRSRLATITESKLEQLENSDDLILGEFRLFVDINVLCEDCGQQYEIEELLERGGCDCPELDNE; encoded by the coding sequence ATGGACGACTCAAATACGGGGAATTCGCCCGGGAGACGAAGCAAGGTTGTGCGACTCATCGACGAGTACGAACTCGAGGGCATCGGCGCTGAGATGGAGCGACTATGGACGACGTCGGGCGACGACCGGATGAGTCTTCGGTCGCTGGCGGATTACTTCAATCAGCAATTGCTCGCAGAAGCGATGGCCGCAGCCGGCATGCAGCCGCTGACGGGGGAAGTTGAAAATGTATATGAGTTGTTAACAAGTGAAGACACGAACAGCGCAGATCGAACCCGAGCACAGCGCCGACTGGAACGCGAGGGCGTCGACGTCGAAAAACTCACGAGCGATTTCGTCACGTATCAGGCTATCCGGACGTATCTCAAGGAGTACCGTGATGCAGAGTACGCCACAGACAATCGTGATCGGACTGTTATCGAAGCCGAAAACGTTCGGCGGTTTCGGAGTCGACTGGCGACGATCACGGAGAGTAAACTCGAGCAGCTCGAGAACAGTGACGATCTTATACTCGGAGAATTTAGACTTTTCGTTGATATTAACGTCCTTTGTGAGGACTGCGGTCAACAGTACGAGATCGAGGAGCTTTTGGAACGGGGCGGCTGTGACTGCCCGGAACTCGATAACGAGTAG
- a CDS encoding TAXI family TRAP transporter solute-binding subunit has protein sequence MGGDGGNGNSSDGGGGGGTQGQLTTAGGTPGGTGYAIMNAALSTASAEFPELGYNILPGGWVGNNTRLQNKELDIAHTTIVAATLAANGQDPYNDKDWEQPPANLRAVMADQTELFYYVVAQPDFQYDTLAGAAEDEAALTVMNQPEGTFGGFVWDTALEELGYGQDQIEEYGGEYRRTTWDDAAQMFVDEDLDLILAVSGRSVGWLSTITATRDVNYLDWTEENRDYFSEEYGLQKADLEAETLPQQSDTLNTMQDSGLIAGQVDAPDEAVRKVVQGVITNADQFRQSTDILAPFEASEAMFDSLPYELHQGAQQAYEEEGMM, from the coding sequence ATGGGTGGCGATGGTGGCAATGGCAACAGTAGCGATGGTGGTGGCGGCGGTGGCACTCAAGGACAATTAACGACCGCTGGCGGGACGCCCGGTGGGACCGGCTATGCGATCATGAACGCGGCGCTATCGACTGCGTCTGCGGAGTTCCCTGAACTCGGGTACAACATCCTGCCGGGTGGTTGGGTCGGAAACAATACCCGGCTCCAGAACAAGGAACTGGACATCGCTCACACGACGATCGTCGCCGCCACCCTGGCGGCCAACGGACAAGATCCATACAACGACAAAGACTGGGAGCAGCCGCCAGCGAACCTGCGAGCAGTGATGGCAGACCAGACCGAATTGTTCTACTACGTCGTAGCCCAACCAGATTTCCAGTACGATACCCTCGCTGGGGCCGCCGAAGACGAGGCCGCCCTCACGGTGATGAACCAACCCGAGGGCACATTTGGCGGGTTCGTCTGGGATACGGCCCTCGAAGAGCTAGGGTACGGGCAGGACCAGATTGAGGAGTATGGTGGCGAGTACCGCCGGACGACGTGGGACGACGCTGCGCAGATGTTCGTCGACGAGGATCTCGACCTGATCCTCGCAGTGAGCGGGAGGTCGGTCGGGTGGCTGTCGACGATTACGGCCACTAGAGACGTCAACTATCTCGATTGGACCGAGGAGAACCGCGACTACTTCAGCGAGGAATACGGCCTGCAAAAGGCCGATCTGGAAGCTGAGACGCTCCCGCAACAGAGCGATACGCTCAACACGATGCAGGATAGCGGTCTCATCGCTGGTCAGGTCGACGCACCGGACGAGGCAGTTCGGAAGGTCGTGCAGGGTGTTATCACGAATGCGGATCAGTTCCGTCAGTCGACGGATATCCTCGCGCCCTTCGAGGCGAGCGAGGCCATGTTCGACTCGCTCCCATACGAGCTTCACCAGGGTGCTCAGCAGGCTTACGAAGAGGAAGGGATGATGTAG
- a CDS encoding IclR family transcriptional regulator produces the protein MSQKDGQGRTIKSDEKLFDIVEFIRENEDVGVTEIAEGVGMAKSTAHGHLTALQRRGYVVKEGRKYRLGLEFLNHGKHVQTSYDLYSIAPKKVKQLAHETGERVWCIVEENGLGYYLTGAEGEHPVNPPVRIGEGVHLHTISAGKAILANLPRSRVEEIIERHGLPEQTQNTTTREDELFQELETSRDRGYAINDGESLSGLYAIGAPIVGENDEVRGALSISGPANRLRREEISGELVDLLLGATNELEINLTTL, from the coding sequence ATGTCACAGAAAGACGGTCAAGGAAGGACGATCAAATCGGACGAAAAACTGTTCGACATCGTCGAATTCATTCGCGAGAACGAGGACGTAGGTGTAACCGAGATCGCAGAGGGTGTCGGAATGGCCAAGAGTACCGCACACGGGCACCTCACAGCGTTGCAGCGGCGTGGATACGTAGTCAAAGAGGGCAGAAAGTATCGACTGGGATTAGAGTTTCTGAATCACGGTAAGCACGTGCAGACCTCGTACGATCTCTACTCGATTGCCCCGAAGAAAGTGAAGCAACTGGCTCACGAAACCGGGGAACGAGTCTGGTGCATCGTCGAGGAAAACGGACTCGGGTACTATCTGACTGGCGCTGAGGGTGAACATCCGGTCAACCCTCCCGTCCGGATTGGTGAGGGGGTGCACTTGCATACGATCTCTGCTGGTAAGGCGATCCTCGCAAACCTCCCGCGTAGTCGCGTCGAAGAGATTATCGAGCGCCACGGACTGCCCGAACAGACGCAGAATACGACTACACGAGAAGATGAATTATTCCAAGAACTTGAAACCTCACGAGATCGAGGGTACGCAATAAACGACGGGGAGTCCCTCTCGGGTCTGTACGCCATCGGTGCGCCCATCGTCGGTGAAAACGACGAAGTCAGAGGAGCATTGAGTATCTCCGGACCCGCAAACCGACTTCGCCGCGAGGAGATTAGCGGTGAGCTTGTCGATCTCCTGTTGGGAGCGACGAACGAATTAGAGATCAATCTCACTACTCTCTGA
- a CDS encoding UxaA family hydrolase has translation MTDFLGYERPDGSIGIRNFVPIIATAPYANDTVERAAGIVDDAIPITHPLGRCQTKPDVFQTYRTLLGYGTHPNTYGAVVVAHAGEIVDGDELAEDIAETGRPSASINIHDENGVMNGLKATVEATQEMVQDASAQRRQPHDVSNLTFGINCATSDTTSGLCQHKATAGAAWRLIDEGGRAVFAETPEFFGGEQGLADRAVNDEVAQKILDYVDRWEQRLQETGYDVRGAQPTPDNMDGGLTTIEEKALGALVKSGDGPIQDLVDYGEKIPDDSGMYIMDTPGHGAESVTGIGAGGAHFMIISTGQGHTLSNAIMPTIKITGNPGSAERVPEETDVDVSEALVGDQTIEWATDQLWNEIIDVVNGKQTLSEVLGESQFAIHRIGPST, from the coding sequence ATGACAGACTTCCTGGGATACGAACGACCCGACGGCAGTATCGGCATTCGAAACTTCGTCCCCATCATCGCGACTGCACCGTACGCCAACGACACGGTCGAGCGCGCTGCGGGAATCGTCGACGACGCGATTCCGATCACACATCCCCTCGGTCGGTGTCAGACCAAACCCGACGTGTTCCAGACGTACCGAACGCTACTGGGCTACGGTACGCATCCGAACACGTACGGAGCAGTCGTGGTCGCTCACGCTGGCGAGATCGTCGACGGTGACGAGCTGGCCGAGGATATCGCAGAGACCGGTCGCCCCAGCGCGAGCATCAACATTCACGACGAGAACGGTGTGATGAACGGACTGAAAGCGACCGTCGAGGCTACACAGGAGATGGTACAGGACGCCAGCGCTCAGCGACGCCAACCCCACGACGTTTCGAACCTGACGTTCGGTATCAACTGCGCGACGTCGGACACCACGAGCGGGCTCTGTCAGCACAAGGCGACTGCAGGGGCAGCGTGGCGACTAATCGACGAGGGGGGCCGTGCTGTCTTCGCGGAAACGCCGGAGTTTTTCGGTGGTGAACAGGGGCTAGCGGATCGCGCCGTCAACGACGAAGTCGCACAGAAAATCCTCGATTACGTCGACCGCTGGGAACAGCGTTTGCAGGAGACGGGCTACGACGTGCGGGGTGCCCAGCCGACACCGGACAACATGGACGGCGGTCTCACGACAATCGAGGAAAAAGCGCTCGGAGCACTCGTCAAATCCGGCGACGGGCCGATCCAGGATCTGGTCGACTACGGTGAGAAGATCCCCGACGACAGTGGCATGTACATCATGGACACGCCAGGCCACGGCGCCGAATCGGTGACGGGGATCGGCGCAGGCGGGGCACACTTTATGATCATCTCGACGGGCCAGGGACACACGCTTTCGAACGCCATCATGCCGACGATCAAGATCACAGGTAATCCTGGCAGCGCCGAACGCGTGCCCGAGGAGACCGACGTCGACGTCAGCGAGGCGCTGGTCGGCGACCAGACGATCGAGTGGGCGACCGACCAGCTCTGGAACGAGATCATAGATGTGGTGAATGGTAAACAGACGTTGAGTGAAGTGCTCGGTGAAAGCCAGTTCGCGATCCACCGTATCGGTCCCTCAACCTGA
- a CDS encoding FAD-binding protein, translating into MLVVGAGGAGLFAAMYADEESPDDLDITIVVKKLAGKSGCTRMVQGGYNAVLHPDDSLEAHYRDTVEGGKWINDQELAWTLIENAPTVIRKLENDLGVFFDRDEDGYVHQKPFAGQSFDRTVHKGDLTGIEIMTKIRDELLTRDVTFLEETRAVDLLTHDDEVVGCVVLDMRSGEFEVITANAVVLATGAGATMYRISTPALEKSADGQAMAFRRGVRLQDMEMMQFHPTGLLAGDTKLTGGVIEEGIRGAGAHLYNTEDERFMSRYAPEEMERATRDIVSRASYQEIMDGRGTDRDGVLLDATHLGTDFVEETFPGMTDRTRNVGQDLSEQPVEVSPTSHYHMGGVTIDGNCRTELPGLYVAGEDAGGAHGANRLGGNGVVDSTVLGKQAGQAIASEVRDREPAPYDPEQVEAIITRVTAPLDRSDGADIYELRELLEETMWEHVGVVRTEEKLIEGIDEIRRVRERLDEVSVSGSCQYNLEWNEYMDVENLSLAAEMVARSALYRTESRGAHYREDYPTRNDDRWLANVYVQRAEDGMHIWDEAVEFSRLTPDEEEGVAAAPPEREHADEG; encoded by the coding sequence GTGCTAGTCGTCGGCGCCGGCGGTGCAGGGCTATTCGCCGCGATGTATGCCGACGAAGAGAGTCCTGACGACCTCGATATCACGATCGTCGTGAAGAAGTTGGCGGGAAAGAGCGGCTGCACGCGGATGGTGCAGGGTGGGTACAACGCCGTCCTTCATCCCGACGACTCACTCGAGGCACACTACCGCGACACGGTAGAAGGCGGAAAGTGGATCAACGATCAGGAACTCGCGTGGACGCTGATCGAGAACGCTCCAACGGTGATCCGAAAACTGGAGAACGATCTGGGCGTGTTCTTCGACCGCGACGAGGACGGATACGTACACCAGAAGCCATTCGCGGGTCAATCGTTCGATCGAACGGTTCACAAGGGCGACCTGACTGGCATCGAAATTATGACGAAGATCCGGGACGAACTGTTGACCCGCGACGTGACGTTCCTCGAGGAGACGAGAGCGGTCGATCTCCTCACGCACGACGACGAGGTGGTCGGCTGTGTGGTTCTCGACATGCGTTCGGGCGAGTTCGAGGTGATTACCGCGAATGCGGTCGTCCTCGCGACCGGTGCAGGTGCGACGATGTACCGGATTTCGACACCCGCACTCGAGAAGTCTGCGGACGGCCAGGCGATGGCGTTCCGTCGGGGAGTGCGACTCCAGGACATGGAGATGATGCAGTTCCACCCGACCGGGCTCTTGGCCGGAGATACGAAACTCACCGGCGGCGTCATCGAGGAGGGAATCCGTGGTGCCGGCGCACACCTGTACAACACGGAGGACGAGCGGTTCATGAGCCGGTACGCACCCGAGGAGATGGAACGCGCCACTCGAGATATCGTCTCTCGAGCGAGTTACCAGGAGATCATGGACGGGCGCGGGACCGACCGCGACGGCGTACTGCTCGATGCGACCCATCTCGGTACCGACTTCGTCGAAGAAACGTTCCCCGGGATGACCGACCGAACACGCAACGTCGGACAGGACCTCTCGGAGCAACCCGTCGAGGTCTCGCCGACGTCTCATTATCACATGGGTGGTGTGACGATCGACGGCAACTGCCGAACTGAACTTCCTGGACTGTACGTGGCTGGTGAAGACGCTGGCGGGGCTCACGGAGCAAATCGACTCGGTGGAAACGGCGTGGTCGATTCGACGGTACTAGGCAAGCAAGCGGGCCAAGCGATCGCGAGTGAGGTCCGCGACCGAGAGCCCGCCCCGTACGATCCCGAGCAAGTCGAAGCGATAATTACGCGCGTGACCGCGCCATTGGATCGATCTGACGGAGCCGACATCTACGAACTGCGTGAATTGCTGGAGGAAACGATGTGGGAACACGTTGGCGTCGTACGGACCGAAGAGAAACTGATCGAGGGCATCGACGAGATACGGCGAGTGCGGGAGCGCCTCGACGAGGTTTCTGTCTCCGGTAGTTGTCAGTACAACCTGGAGTGGAACGAGTACATGGACGTAGAAAACCTCTCGCTCGCGGCCGAAATGGTCGCTCGAAGCGCCCTCTATCGAACCGAAAGTCGCGGCGCTCACTACCGTGAAGACTACCCGACGCGAAACGACGACCGCTGGTTAGCGAACGTGTACGTACAACGAGCCGAAGACGGAATGCACATTTGGGACGAAGCAGTAGAATTCTCACGGTTGACACCCGACGAAGAAGAGGGAGTTGCTGCCGCTCCTCCAGAGCGTGAGCACGCAGACGAGGGCTGA
- the argH gene encoding argininosuccinate lyase, translated as MPADENISRERLGAAPGDVYTETIQEPTYEFKREHYFYHLIETNKAWTVMLVETGLIDESDGTQLLDAIADLEATGPEVLGEYNPQLEYFYSHMEHQLNERIGEDVAGNINIGRTRPEPLARMVTREQLLDILEQALSLRGTLLDLAERELETVMPQWTHYQHAQVSTVGHYLLAIVDSLERDTRRLLNAYETVNECTLGCGALAGASYDLDRQLVADLLGFDGFKENTIDCVGGGDHHMEPAAAMANMMVTLSRLCQDLYTWHTWEFDFVEIGDEFSGSSSMMPQKKNPYPFEYVRARAAHATGYMCSVHETLHNTNFQDIKDVEEDAVHPLFEAFEEVDRALRLLDGTVASAEFKADTMLERAAEGFASCSELAAKIDRQTDLTYRTAHRIVGDLVQRALSRDLDATAVDAELVNESAREITGESLDIDDDFVQSALDPKAFVEAHDVPGGPAPREVRRMIQDRRATLDEDRVDVANRHEKIEDASRELADRVESIYA; from the coding sequence ATGCCCGCAGACGAGAATATCTCTCGAGAGCGACTAGGGGCAGCGCCCGGTGACGTGTACACCGAGACGATCCAAGAGCCGACGTACGAGTTCAAACGTGAGCATTACTTCTATCACCTCATCGAAACGAACAAGGCCTGGACGGTGATGCTAGTCGAGACGGGACTGATCGACGAATCGGACGGTACCCAACTCCTCGACGCGATAGCTGATCTCGAGGCGACGGGGCCCGAGGTGCTCGGCGAGTACAATCCGCAACTGGAGTACTTCTATTCGCACATGGAACACCAGCTCAACGAGCGAATCGGGGAAGACGTAGCTGGAAATATTAATATCGGGCGCACGCGGCCCGAGCCGCTCGCCAGGATGGTCACCCGCGAACAGCTGCTAGACATCCTCGAGCAGGCGCTGTCGCTTCGGGGAACGCTCCTCGATCTCGCCGAACGGGAACTCGAGACGGTCATGCCACAGTGGACGCACTACCAGCACGCACAGGTTTCGACCGTCGGCCATTACCTATTGGCGATCGTCGATTCGCTCGAGCGCGATACACGACGATTGCTCAACGCTTACGAGACGGTAAACGAGTGTACCCTCGGGTGTGGCGCGTTGGCTGGCGCGTCCTACGACCTCGATCGCCAGCTCGTCGCGGATTTACTCGGTTTCGACGGATTCAAAGAGAACACGATCGACTGTGTCGGCGGTGGTGATCACCACATGGAGCCTGCAGCCGCGATGGCGAACATGATGGTGACGCTAAGTCGATTGTGCCAGGACCTGTACACCTGGCACACCTGGGAGTTCGACTTCGTCGAGATCGGTGATGAGTTCTCGGGCTCCAGCAGTATGATGCCTCAAAAGAAGAACCCCTATCCGTTCGAATACGTCCGTGCCAGGGCTGCTCATGCGACGGGTTACATGTGCTCGGTCCACGAAACCTTGCACAACACGAACTTCCAGGACATCAAAGACGTCGAGGAAGACGCGGTCCACCCGCTGTTCGAGGCGTTCGAGGAGGTCGATCGAGCGCTACGGCTGCTCGATGGAACGGTCGCAAGTGCGGAGTTCAAGGCGGACACCATGCTCGAACGTGCCGCAGAAGGGTTCGCCTCGTGCAGCGAACTCGCAGCGAAGATCGACCGACAGACCGATCTAACCTACCGAACTGCACACCGGATCGTCGGCGATCTGGTCCAGCGTGCGCTGAGTCGAGATCTAGACGCGACAGCGGTCGACGCCGAACTCGTCAACGAGTCGGCACGCGAGATTACCGGAGAGTCGCTCGACATCGACGACGATTTCGTCCAGTCTGCGCTCGATCCCAAAGCATTCGTCGAAGCCCACGACGTACCTGGCGGCCCGGCACCGCGAGAAGTACGGCGCATGATCCAGGATCGCCGAGCAACCCTCGACGAGGATAGGGTCGACGTCGCGAATCGTCACGAGAAGATCGAGGACGCGAGTCGGGAACTCGCCGATCGCGTCGAATCGATCTACGCCTGA
- a CDS encoding succinate dehydrogenase/fumarate reductase iron-sulfur subunit — translation MTKTTFTVHRYNPETDSEPTFESYDVPTSESTSVLDGLFHIQETIKENLSMRFSCRQGVCGSCSMEINGQARLACQTPVSELEGEITVRPMYNLPVIKDLVVDMEPFFDSFAEIEPSFESDELDEETDPAVVKPDSDERQVIDPRTDCVGCGACYSSCSIADENYLGPAAINKALTLVKDSRESRTEERLERLMDADGVWSCHVQGECTQSCPKDLPISEGIQLLKREAVKHGVKQRLFPSD, via the coding sequence ATGACTAAGACGACGTTTACCGTTCACCGGTACAACCCAGAAACCGACTCCGAACCAACCTTCGAATCGTACGACGTCCCGACGAGCGAATCGACGTCGGTGCTCGACGGACTCTTCCATATCCAAGAGACGATCAAAGAGAACCTCTCGATGCGGTTCTCTTGCAGACAGGGCGTCTGCGGCAGTTGTTCTATGGAGATCAACGGACAGGCACGACTCGCTTGCCAGACGCCAGTCTCCGAGTTGGAAGGTGAGATCACCGTTCGCCCGATGTACAATCTTCCAGTGATAAAAGATCTGGTTGTCGATATGGAACCCTTCTTCGATAGCTTCGCCGAGATCGAACCCTCGTTCGAATCAGACGAACTGGACGAGGAGACCGACCCTGCGGTCGTAAAACCTGATTCTGACGAACGGCAAGTGATCGATCCCCGAACGGATTGCGTCGGCTGTGGTGCCTGTTACTCGAGTTGTAGCATCGCAGACGAGAACTATCTCGGTCCTGCGGCGATCAACAAGGCGCTGACGCTAGTGAAAGATTCTCGAGAGTCGAGAACCGAAGAACGGCTCGAACGCCTCATGGACGCTGACGGCGTCTGGAGCTGTCACGTTCAGGGCGAATGTACGCAGTCGTGTCCGAAAGATCTCCCGATTTCAGAAGGAATTCAACTCCTGAAGCGAGAGGCAGTAAAGCACGGAGTCAAACAGCGATTGTTTCCCTCTGACTGA
- a CDS encoding UxaA family hydrolase has product MGDTHIVAVEPDDNVATAIREITSGETVTVDVGDYEVTVEVAEDVQFGHKIALEEIPEGETVYKYGLSIGTASEDVEAGEWVHVHNVESNYGRGDLADESATA; this is encoded by the coding sequence ATGGGTGACACCCACATCGTCGCAGTCGAACCAGACGATAATGTTGCGACGGCTATCCGTGAGATAACGAGCGGTGAGACGGTGACCGTCGATGTCGGCGACTACGAAGTCACGGTCGAAGTCGCAGAGGACGTCCAATTTGGGCACAAGATCGCACTCGAGGAGATCCCCGAGGGCGAGACAGTGTACAAGTACGGGCTCAGCATCGGAACTGCCTCGGAAGACGTCGAGGCCGGCGAGTGGGTACACGTCCACAACGTCGAGAGCAACTACGGCCGTGGCGACCTGGCAGACGAAAGCGCTACCGCGTAG
- a CDS encoding archaea-specific SMC-related protein, translated as MELQQSSQPDGTIHAENIGGIQETTVEFSPGITILVGRNATNRTSFLQAVMAALGSENVSLKGDADEASVELTLGDETYTRRLSRRAGGVVTDGDPYLEDPTLADLFAFLLESNEARRAVAANDDLRELIMRPVDTEAIQNEIDQLVQERQSLQRKLEEIDDKKGKLPQLEAQQTQLKDDIAEKKAELEAKEEELEAADADVEETREEKSELEDKLADLRSKRSDLDDIRFDLETERESLEALTSEQRELENELDELPETPLGELEEIDSELERLRNRKRALETEVNELQSVIGFNEEMLEEADSDAFEALTEDSSGDVTDQLLPDETVTCWTCGSEVETAQIESTLDQLRQLSQTKLGDVNDIDDEISEVSDRKRELEQSQRERDRLERRLSDIETEIDRGEDTIDRLQTRREELTDEIETIEAAVEEREDENYSAVLDLHKEANQLEYELGRLENDLERVEGEIADIESQIDEQDDIEAQLEEVKAEIEDRRTAIDRIEANAVEEFNEHMDTVLEMLDYANIERIWIERVERDVREGRRKVTKSIFELHVIRTAESGAAYEDTVDHLSESEREVTGLVFALAGYLAHEVYEKVPFMLLDSLEAIDADRIATLIDYLNEYTGYLLVALLPEDAAALPDEYERVTEI; from the coding sequence ATGGAACTGCAACAGTCCAGTCAGCCAGACGGGACGATTCACGCCGAGAATATCGGCGGAATTCAGGAAACGACCGTCGAGTTCTCGCCGGGAATCACGATCCTCGTCGGCCGGAACGCGACAAACCGGACGTCGTTTTTGCAGGCAGTAATGGCGGCACTCGGCAGCGAAAACGTCTCTCTCAAAGGCGACGCCGACGAGGCGTCCGTCGAACTCACCCTCGGCGACGAGACGTACACACGACGGTTGAGCCGGCGTGCCGGCGGCGTCGTCACCGATGGTGATCCCTATCTGGAGGACCCAACCCTGGCAGACCTCTTTGCGTTTCTCCTCGAGTCGAACGAGGCACGCCGGGCAGTCGCGGCCAACGACGATCTGCGTGAGCTCATCATGCGACCGGTCGACACTGAGGCGATCCAGAACGAAATCGACCAACTCGTTCAGGAGCGCCAGTCCCTCCAGCGCAAACTCGAGGAGATCGACGACAAGAAAGGTAAACTTCCCCAATTAGAGGCGCAACAGACGCAACTGAAAGACGACATCGCCGAGAAGAAAGCCGAACTCGAGGCCAAAGAGGAGGAACTCGAGGCAGCAGATGCGGACGTCGAAGAAACGCGTGAAGAGAAATCGGAACTCGAAGACAAACTCGCCGACCTCCGTTCGAAACGGTCCGATCTCGACGACATCCGGTTCGATCTCGAGACCGAACGCGAGAGCCTCGAGGCACTCACGAGCGAGCAGCGAGAACTCGAGAACGAACTGGACGAGCTTCCAGAGACGCCGCTCGGCGAACTCGAGGAGATCGACTCCGAACTCGAGCGGCTCCGTAACCGGAAGCGGGCACTCGAGACCGAAGTGAACGAACTCCAGAGCGTCATCGGCTTCAACGAGGAGATGCTCGAAGAGGCAGACTCGGACGCGTTCGAGGCGCTCACCGAGGATTCGTCGGGAGACGTCACCGACCAGTTGCTGCCAGACGAGACCGTCACGTGCTGGACGTGCGGGAGCGAAGTCGAAACCGCACAGATCGAGTCGACGCTCGACCAGTTGCGCCAGCTCAGCCAGACGAAGCTCGGGGACGTAAACGACATCGACGACGAGATTTCGGAGGTGAGTGATCGAAAGCGCGAACTCGAGCAATCCCAGCGAGAGCGCGACCGCCTCGAACGCCGACTGTCTGACATCGAGACCGAAATCGACCGCGGTGAGGACACGATCGACCGTCTCCAGACGCGCCGCGAGGAGCTAACGGACGAAATCGAGACGATCGAAGCGGCAGTCGAAGAGCGAGAAGACGAGAACTACAGCGCCGTGCTGGATCTGCACAAGGAGGCAAACCAGCTCGAGTACGAACTCGGACGGCTCGAAAACGACCTCGAGCGCGTCGAAGGAGAGATCGCCGACATCGAGAGTCAGATCGACGAACAGGACGACATCGAAGCGCAACTCGAGGAGGTCAAAGCCGAAATCGAGGACCGTCGGACGGCGATCGATCGAATCGAGGCGAACGCCGTCGAGGAGTTCAACGAGCACATGGACACCGTCCTCGAGATGCTCGACTACGCGAACATCGAGCGCATCTGGATCGAACGCGTCGAGCGCGACGTACGTGAAGGCCGGCGTAAGGTCACCAAGAGCATCTTCGAACTGCACGTCATCCGGACGGCGGAGTCGGGGGCGGCGTACGAGGACACGGTCGACCACCTCTCCGAGAGCGAACGGGAGGTGACGGGGCTGGTGTTCGCGCTCGCTGGCTACCTCGCTCACGAAGTGTACGAGAAGGTCCCGTTCATGCTGCTGGACTCGCTGGAAGCGATCGATGCAGACCGGATTGCCACGCTCATCGACTACCTCAACGAGTACACCGGTTACTTGCTCGTCGCGCTGCTCCCCGAGGACGCTGCTGCCCTTCCCGATGAGTACGAACGTGTGACCGAAATCTAA